A single region of the Ferroacidibacillus organovorans genome encodes:
- the dnaG gene encoding DNA primase yields MRVPDEFLALLRDRINLLDVISEHVRLKRSGRSYVGLCPFHAERSPSFHVHPAKGYYHCFGCGAGGNAITFVMEMEQLPFVEAVRRLAEQARLPFPNEWLQDEQGEGSERSERLRALDLAAKFYNHIVMNHDAGTQGLTYLLGRNLSKKIIMDYQLGYAPQGEQTLVDFLQKRQISRETLLETNLAVERSGLLRDRFRHRVMYPIWDFQGRVVGFGARSLGGEEPKYLNTAETPLFQKGRLLYGFHRARRAIRKSGMTLLAEGYMDVLALHQAGVENAVAALGTALTPEQAVFLKRVADDVILLYDGDEAGQRAAARNLPILRQAGLNVRVARLPSGIDPDEYLKTRDASAFRVEVLETAVSGLLFELQFLTRSHPNHLTSDRLAYLKDAESILARDESAVEREEALTYLAETYQSPIEALREDVLRLRRALETKGKRIQVMPLSSVSQAAPVKRLPLMHEVAADQLLLRMLNDRSMALRIAEEFQGEFPLPEQSALQAYLLSYYGTHTEADAAAFLSSLDDPSAVNYAAALLSKAPDVQEGKDEEAAVRDYLQCLERYRVSLEIEQLENQLKASFARGNLEAMRAAEEELKRLRGQLA; encoded by the coding sequence GTGCGTGTGCCAGATGAATTTTTAGCCCTCTTGCGCGACCGCATCAATCTTCTTGATGTGATCTCCGAACATGTTCGCTTGAAGCGATCGGGGAGATCGTATGTAGGTTTGTGTCCATTTCACGCCGAGCGTTCGCCATCGTTTCACGTGCATCCTGCAAAAGGATACTATCACTGTTTCGGTTGTGGCGCTGGAGGCAACGCAATTACGTTTGTCATGGAAATGGAACAACTCCCGTTTGTCGAGGCGGTTCGCCGTTTGGCCGAACAAGCGCGATTGCCCTTTCCGAATGAGTGGCTTCAAGATGAACAAGGTGAAGGATCTGAACGGTCTGAGCGTTTGCGCGCGCTTGACCTCGCAGCAAAGTTCTATAACCACATTGTAATGAATCATGATGCAGGTACGCAAGGGCTCACCTATCTTTTAGGCCGTAACTTGAGTAAGAAAATCATCATGGACTATCAATTGGGCTACGCTCCGCAAGGGGAGCAGACCTTGGTTGATTTTTTGCAAAAAAGGCAGATCTCGCGCGAAACCCTTTTAGAAACAAATTTGGCGGTGGAGCGATCGGGTTTGTTGCGCGATCGCTTTCGGCATCGCGTCATGTATCCGATTTGGGATTTTCAGGGGCGTGTCGTCGGTTTTGGCGCCCGCTCACTCGGAGGCGAAGAACCAAAGTACTTGAACACAGCCGAAACACCGCTCTTTCAAAAGGGGAGGCTTTTATACGGTTTTCATCGCGCGCGGCGCGCCATTCGCAAATCCGGGATGACTCTTCTCGCCGAAGGGTACATGGATGTTTTGGCGCTCCACCAGGCTGGCGTCGAGAATGCGGTGGCCGCACTTGGTACGGCGCTAACACCTGAACAGGCGGTTTTTTTAAAGCGCGTGGCGGATGATGTCATTCTGCTTTACGACGGCGACGAGGCGGGTCAGCGCGCGGCGGCGCGCAATTTGCCGATTCTTCGGCAGGCAGGTTTGAACGTTCGCGTGGCGCGACTGCCGAGTGGGATTGATCCTGATGAATACCTGAAGACGCGTGATGCGAGCGCTTTTCGCGTTGAGGTGTTAGAGACCGCTGTGTCGGGACTTTTGTTTGAATTGCAGTTCCTGACACGCAGTCACCCCAATCATTTGACGAGTGATCGGCTTGCTTACCTGAAGGATGCTGAGTCGATACTGGCGAGAGATGAAAGCGCCGTGGAGCGGGAAGAGGCGCTCACGTACCTTGCAGAAACGTATCAAAGTCCGATTGAAGCGCTTCGCGAGGATGTTTTGCGCCTGCGACGCGCTCTTGAGACGAAGGGGAAAAGGATACAGGTTATGCCTTTGAGCAGCGTGTCTCAGGCAGCGCCTGTAAAGCGCCTTCCACTCATGCATGAGGTGGCGGCCGATCAATTGCTTCTTCGCATGTTGAATGATCGGAGTATGGCGCTGCGCATTGCCGAGGAATTTCAAGGTGAATTTCCACTTCCTGAACAAAGCGCGCTTCAGGCCTACCTGCTTTCGTATTACGGAACACACACGGAGGCGGATGCGGCGGCGTTCCTGTCGTCGCTTGACGATCCTTCCGCCGTGAATTACGCGGCGGCGCTTCTTTCAAAGGCGCCTGATGTGCAGGAAGGCAAGGATGAAGAGGCGGCCGTGCGGGACTATCTGCAGTGTCTTGAACGTTACCGGGTGAGTCTTGAGATCGAGCAATTGGAAAACCAGCTTAAGGCGTCATTCGCGCGTGGTAATTTAGAAGCGATGAGAGCGGCGGAAGAAGAGTTGAAACGACTTCGTGGTCAACTGGCGTAG
- a CDS encoding GGDEF domain-containing protein — translation MSFTPNREQMYRLIAENMTDMIGFLDCEGNYVYASPSHHFRLGYRVDELLHKNAFTYLHPSDQARIKDRFFMLPNHADGIATDFKFKNANDEYIHLEVHAKPIYDAGEWVGVLVVGRDVTEIHKAWELVRINEQRFRSLFEFNPNAIYAMDGSGIFTQVNPATERLTGYTAEELIGSSSLKYVHPEDRVTAIRNFRQALKGVASTFEMATIHKSGCSIKLSVTYVPMTINGQIRGVFGITTDVTEEKNAKAQVEFLAYHDPLTHLFNRRSLDTHIKTCLAASLPHMGVAVFIIDLDEFKRVNDTYGHHAGDALICGVAERLRGIESKHVSAFRLGGDEFCVVVCKLASPKEAQSFADHILAALSEKILYEDWTLRVTPSIGFAYAPKDGLLPETLLIHADHALYTAKRNGKNRVVAYEIE, via the coding sequence TTGTCGTTTACGCCTAACCGCGAGCAAATGTACCGTCTGATTGCTGAAAATATGACGGATATGATTGGTTTCCTTGATTGTGAGGGAAACTATGTGTACGCCTCTCCCTCCCATCACTTCAGACTAGGGTACCGGGTTGATGAACTTCTTCATAAAAATGCGTTTACATATCTTCATCCAAGCGATCAGGCACGTATCAAAGATCGCTTTTTTATGCTACCCAATCATGCGGATGGCATTGCGACAGATTTTAAATTTAAAAATGCAAACGATGAATATATCCATCTTGAAGTACACGCAAAACCGATCTACGATGCAGGCGAGTGGGTCGGTGTACTCGTAGTCGGGCGAGATGTCACGGAGATCCACAAGGCGTGGGAGTTGGTTCGCATCAACGAGCAGCGCTTTCGCTCGCTGTTTGAGTTCAACCCAAACGCGATTTACGCGATGGATGGAAGCGGTATCTTTACACAGGTCAACCCGGCGACGGAGCGTTTGACCGGCTACACTGCAGAAGAGTTGATTGGCAGTTCTTCGCTCAAATATGTGCATCCTGAGGATCGCGTGACAGCGATTCGAAATTTTCGGCAGGCACTCAAAGGAGTCGCCTCCACCTTTGAGATGGCGACGATTCACAAGTCTGGCTGCAGCATCAAACTCAGCGTGACGTACGTGCCGATGACGATCAATGGGCAAATTCGTGGTGTTTTCGGCATCACCACAGATGTGACCGAAGAAAAGAACGCGAAAGCGCAGGTTGAATTTTTGGCGTATCACGATCCGTTGACGCATCTTTTCAACCGCAGAAGCCTTGATACGCATATAAAAACATGTCTCGCGGCAAGCCTGCCGCACATGGGGGTTGCCGTTTTTATCATTGATCTTGATGAATTCAAAAGGGTGAACGACACGTACGGCCATCACGCAGGCGATGCGTTGATCTGCGGGGTTGCCGAGCGATTGCGAGGGATCGAAAGCAAGCATGTGAGCGCGTTTCGGTTGGGAGGCGATGAGTTTTGTGTCGTTGTATGCAAACTCGCCTCACCAAAAGAGGCACAGTCTTTTGCTGATCATATTCTCGCGGCGCTCTCAGAGAAGATTCTCTATGAGGATTGGACGCTTCGGGTCACCCCGAGCATCGGTTTTGCCTATGCGCCAAAAGATGGACTGCTTCCGGAGACTCTCTTGATTCACGCCGATCACGCCCTCTATACTGCCAAAAGAAATGGGAAAAACCGGGTTGTCGCATATGAGATTGAGTGA
- a CDS encoding RNA polymerase sigma factor, whose protein sequence is MDGAQNDDPALLKLVEWAMRGEQNAINDLIRASARLAYPVAYGILQNRHDAEDAVSEAMYKVIKNLHRVETSAAYRGWLTTLTSRTAIDLSRRRARRQAREEVQERLPETEARYTDASDRLALREALAELSPEHRAILLLRERDGYDYKEISAMLQLPLGTVKSRLAYARKALERQLGTQYND, encoded by the coding sequence GTGGACGGCGCGCAAAACGACGACCCTGCACTGCTTAAGCTTGTGGAATGGGCGATGCGCGGGGAGCAAAACGCAATCAACGATTTGATTCGCGCATCTGCGCGCCTCGCCTACCCTGTGGCATACGGCATTTTGCAAAATCGCCATGACGCTGAGGATGCTGTGTCAGAGGCAATGTACAAAGTCATTAAAAACTTGCACCGCGTCGAGACAAGCGCCGCATATCGCGGCTGGCTGACCACTCTGACGAGTCGAACCGCAATTGATCTGAGCCGAAGACGGGCACGGCGCCAAGCCCGTGAAGAAGTGCAGGAACGCCTTCCTGAAACAGAGGCGCGCTACACAGACGCAAGCGATCGCCTTGCCTTGCGGGAGGCGCTGGCAGAACTAAGCCCGGAACATCGCGCAATTTTGCTCTTGCGTGAACGGGACGGGTATGATTACAAAGAAATCAGCGCCATGCTGCAACTTCCACTTGGCACCGTGAAATCTCGTCTCGCCTATGCGCGAAAAGCGCTTGAAAGACAGTTGGGTACCCAATATAACGACTGA
- a CDS encoding helix-turn-helix transcriptional regulator, with the protein MQNRLKEMRKRASLTQEDLALRAGVTRQALSAIEKGAVIPNTAIALTLAQIFQCRVEDLFFS; encoded by the coding sequence ATGCAAAACAGACTGAAGGAGATGCGAAAGCGCGCATCGCTTACCCAGGAGGATCTCGCATTGCGCGCAGGCGTTACGCGTCAGGCGCTTAGCGCGATTGAAAAGGGTGCAGTCATTCCAAATACGGCGATTGCGCTTACGCTTGCGCAAATCTTTCAGTGCCGTGTGGAAGACCTTTTTTTTTCTTGA
- the rpoD gene encoding RNA polymerase sigma factor RpoD yields the protein MSKEVRDEARLETTLEEVREHLLSAGKKRGHLAYTEIMTRMSPFEQDAEQIEEFFDQLADLGIEILNEADVVDEDVDDEDEDEDELGTEERGLTEDDVRGEEELDLSDLTVPAGVKINDPVRMYLKEIGRVPLLSADDEIQLAKRIEQDDEEAKRRLAEANLRLVVSIAKRYVGRGMLFLDLIQEGNMGLMKAVEKFDYSKGYKFSTYATWWIRQAITRAIADQARTIRIPVHMVETINKLIRISRQLLQELGREPSAEEIASEMDMSPEKVREIQKIAQEPVSLETPIGEEDDSHLGDFIPDDDALAPADAAAYELLKEQLEDVLDTLTEREENVLRLRFGLDDGRTRTLEEVGKVFGVTRERIRQIEAKALRKLRHPSRSKRLKDFLE from the coding sequence ATGAGTAAAGAGGTGCGCGATGAGGCGAGGCTTGAAACCACGCTGGAGGAAGTGCGCGAGCATCTTTTGTCCGCCGGGAAAAAACGTGGTCATCTCGCGTATACAGAAATTATGACAAGAATGTCTCCTTTTGAGCAGGATGCGGAGCAGATTGAAGAGTTTTTTGATCAACTCGCAGATCTCGGAATCGAGATTCTCAATGAGGCGGACGTCGTGGATGAAGATGTGGACGATGAGGATGAAGACGAGGACGAACTCGGCACAGAAGAGCGCGGATTGACGGAGGACGATGTGCGGGGGGAAGAGGAGCTTGATCTGTCGGATCTGACGGTTCCCGCAGGCGTCAAGATCAATGACCCTGTTCGCATGTATCTAAAGGAGATTGGACGCGTTCCACTTTTGTCGGCGGACGATGAGATTCAACTCGCAAAGCGGATTGAGCAGGATGATGAGGAGGCAAAACGTAGATTGGCGGAGGCGAATCTGCGCCTGGTCGTCAGCATTGCCAAGCGTTACGTTGGGCGCGGCATGCTTTTTCTCGATTTGATCCAAGAGGGCAACATGGGTCTCATGAAAGCGGTCGAAAAGTTTGATTACAGTAAAGGCTACAAGTTCAGCACGTATGCGACGTGGTGGATTCGTCAGGCGATCACGCGCGCAATCGCGGATCAGGCGCGCACGATCCGGATCCCCGTACACATGGTCGAGACGATCAACAAGTTAATCCGGATTTCTCGTCAGCTGCTTCAGGAACTCGGACGCGAGCCGAGTGCGGAAGAGATTGCGTCCGAGATGGATATGAGCCCTGAAAAAGTGCGTGAGATTCAAAAGATTGCGCAGGAACCAGTCTCTCTTGAGACGCCGATCGGCGAAGAGGATGACTCGCATCTGGGCGATTTTATTCCGGATGATGACGCGTTGGCGCCGGCAGATGCGGCGGCTTACGAACTTCTCAAGGAGCAATTGGAAGATGTCCTTGATACGCTGACCGAGCGGGAAGAAAATGTGCTGCGCCTGCGATTTGGCCTTGATGACGGGCGCACGCGCACGCTTGAAGAGGTGGGCAAGGTGTTTGGCGTAACGCGTGAGCGGATTCGCCAGATTGAGGCGAAGGCGCTGCGCAAACTGCGCCACCCGAGCCGCAGCAAACGTCTGAAAGATTTTCTTGAGTAA
- a CDS encoding acyl-CoA dehydrogenase family protein, with translation MDFDLTKEQSMIRDMVREFATSEIEPLAQEVDRTGRFPLETFQKMGKLGLLGLPIDEAYGGAGADTVSYALAVEEIGRACGSTGLSYAAHVSLGCGPLQAFGTDEQKETYLVPLARGEALGSFGLTEPSAGSDAGGTQTRAIRVDDSYLITGSKSYITNASYAKCVIVTAVTGEDARGKKQIGAFIVPTDAKGFSILRTYEKMGLRGSNTTELAFDEVRVPLSNRLGSETEGFKQFLKTLDGGRISIGALSVGIARAAYEAALRYARERIQFGNTLSKMQAIQFKLADMAMHLELSRTAVLRAAWLKDQGRPFSKEAAMAKLFASETCVRTCDQAVQIHGGAGYVADFPVERYFRDAKLMEIGEGTSEIQRLVIARQIGC, from the coding sequence GTGGATTTTGATCTTACGAAGGAGCAGTCGATGATTCGCGACATGGTGCGCGAGTTTGCAACATCAGAGATTGAGCCGCTGGCTCAAGAGGTTGATCGCACGGGGCGGTTTCCGCTTGAGACGTTTCAGAAAATGGGAAAACTCGGGTTGCTTGGTCTTCCGATTGACGAGGCGTATGGTGGAGCGGGTGCAGATACCGTCAGTTATGCGTTGGCAGTCGAAGAGATTGGACGGGCGTGCGGCAGCACCGGGCTCAGCTATGCAGCGCACGTCAGTCTCGGATGTGGCCCACTGCAGGCGTTTGGGACGGATGAACAGAAGGAAACCTATTTAGTTCCTCTGGCGCGCGGTGAGGCGCTTGGCTCATTTGGCTTGACAGAACCGTCAGCCGGTTCGGATGCAGGCGGTACACAGACGCGAGCGATACGTGTTGATGATTCGTATCTTATCACGGGGTCCAAATCTTACATCACCAATGCCTCTTACGCCAAATGTGTCATTGTCACCGCAGTGACAGGCGAAGATGCGCGCGGTAAAAAACAGATCGGCGCGTTCATCGTTCCGACGGACGCAAAAGGTTTTTCGATCCTTCGAACGTATGAAAAAATGGGGTTGCGCGGCAGCAATACGACAGAGTTAGCGTTTGATGAAGTGCGGGTCCCACTGAGCAATCGCTTGGGTTCAGAGACAGAAGGGTTCAAGCAGTTTTTAAAGACGCTTGACGGCGGACGGATCAGCATTGGCGCCCTGTCAGTTGGCATCGCACGCGCTGCGTACGAAGCGGCGCTGCGCTATGCAAGGGAGCGCATACAGTTTGGAAATACACTTTCAAAAATGCAGGCAATCCAGTTTAAATTGGCTGATATGGCGATGCATCTTGAACTATCGCGCACGGCGGTGCTGCGCGCGGCGTGGCTTAAGGATCAGGGGCGACCTTTTTCGAAAGAGGCGGCGATGGCCAAACTTTTCGCGTCGGAGACGTGTGTGCGGACGTGCGACCAAGCCGTGCAGATTCACGGGGGTGCCGGCTATGTCGCGGATTTCCCTGTTGAACGTTATTTTCGCGACGCGAAATTGATGGAGATTGGCGAAGGCACGTCTGAGATCCAGAGATTGGTCATTGCTCGTCAGATCGGGTGTTAG
- a CDS encoding tRNA (adenine(22)-N(1))-methyltransferase: protein MNQGLSLRLSRVSSLVGVRGCVADLGSDHAGLPIALVRKGQANAAIAVEVVEGPLAASRRRVKEAALETRIDCRLGDGFAPIRCGEIDTVTIAGMGGKTIYAILTDQNALPHIAQEGFRLVLQPMDSAGSLRYLAKRLGWTTRADVRVVDRGVSYACLAFDVLGDACRNQEDVRDALNKLPPFETLPAALRMTFALGEVPLKSGCRLAHEHLEQELAARDRILCALKRGDSEDALMRRAQVEAERDALCVLRERYFS, encoded by the coding sequence ATGAATCAAGGGCTTTCACTGCGGCTCAGTCGCGTTTCGTCGCTTGTCGGTGTCCGCGGCTGTGTTGCCGATCTTGGAAGCGATCACGCAGGACTGCCGATTGCGCTCGTCAGGAAAGGGCAGGCAAATGCGGCGATTGCGGTTGAGGTGGTGGAAGGTCCGCTTGCCGCGAGCCGTCGTCGCGTGAAAGAGGCGGCGCTTGAAACGCGCATTGACTGTCGACTTGGAGACGGGTTTGCACCGATTCGCTGTGGGGAGATTGACACGGTGACAATCGCTGGTATGGGCGGAAAGACGATCTATGCGATTCTGACTGATCAAAACGCTCTGCCGCACATCGCGCAAGAAGGGTTTCGCCTGGTGCTTCAACCGATGGATTCAGCAGGATCACTGCGTTATCTTGCAAAACGTTTGGGGTGGACAACGCGCGCAGATGTGCGCGTTGTGGATCGGGGTGTTTCATATGCGTGTCTCGCGTTTGATGTTTTGGGTGACGCGTGCCGCAATCAGGAAGACGTGCGGGATGCGCTTAACAAACTGCCGCCCTTCGAGACGCTCCCCGCCGCCTTGCGCATGACGTTTGCTCTTGGTGAAGTGCCGCTAAAGAGTGGCTGCAGGCTGGCCCATGAACATTTGGAACAGGAACTTGCCGCGCGCGATCGCATTCTTTGCGCCTTAAAGCGCGGCGATTCAGAGGACGCGCTTATGCGCCGCGCTCAGGTCGAGGCAGAGCGGGATGCGCTCTGTGTGCTGCGCGAACGCTATTTTTCCTGA
- a CDS encoding NAD-dependent protein deacylase, with the protein MNPANDSVSILRSMIKASKRLAVLTGAGMSTESGIPDFRSAGGFFEDAARAQRMSESYYRTSPESFWPEYKAVFLRKEFLAAKPNDGHRALVEFERMGKEVTILTQNVDGLHTAAGSTRVLEMHGNVHAAVCPRCSARYSLAEILAQDVPHCHAYTLKGGDCQEILQPDIVLFEQPVRHFQDAFYAVARADLLLVIGSSLTVEPVASLPQYASQAAKRVVINLEPTEFDERADLCLYERQAEVFAALL; encoded by the coding sequence ATGAATCCTGCAAACGATTCCGTTTCCATTTTGCGATCCATGATTAAAGCAAGCAAGCGTCTGGCGGTTCTCACGGGGGCTGGAATGAGCACAGAGTCAGGCATCCCTGACTTTCGCAGCGCCGGTGGATTCTTTGAGGATGCGGCACGCGCGCAGCGCATGTCGGAGTCCTATTATCGGACCTCCCCCGAATCGTTCTGGCCTGAGTACAAAGCCGTTTTTTTGCGCAAAGAATTCCTTGCGGCAAAGCCCAATGATGGCCATCGCGCGCTGGTGGAATTCGAGCGCATGGGAAAAGAGGTAACCATCCTCACGCAGAATGTGGACGGGCTTCACACTGCGGCTGGGAGCACCCGCGTCCTTGAGATGCACGGTAATGTGCACGCTGCGGTTTGTCCGCGCTGCAGCGCGCGCTATTCACTTGCTGAGATTCTGGCGCAAGATGTTCCTCACTGTCACGCCTACACGCTAAAAGGCGGAGACTGCCAAGAAATCCTGCAGCCTGACATCGTTTTATTCGAGCAACCCGTGCGCCACTTCCAGGATGCTTTTTATGCCGTTGCCCGCGCAGATCTGCTTCTTGTCATCGGCAGCAGCCTGACCGTGGAGCCTGTTGCAAGTCTTCCTCAGTACGCTTCGCAAGCGGCAAAGCGCGTCGTGATCAATCTTGAGCCAACCGAGTTTGATGAGCGCGCGGATCTTTGCCTCTATGAGCGGCAAGCTGAAGTGTTTGCGGCGTTGTTGTGA
- a CDS encoding DUF309 domain-containing protein, translated as MDERLLAYLHCYNIRRDYFLCHEYGESLWLDSGRPEFLKGLIQAAVCLYHLENGNVRGAYPMWLRAKRYVQSIRPVYEAIDIDAMLRDTGRVFDQIPRALFERVVSPQRIADLQLPIVTLRILDPVLLERVNTMTLPPLHGDERLGGDGHDAHHLA; from the coding sequence TTGGACGAGCGATTGCTTGCCTATCTTCACTGTTATAACATTCGACGCGATTATTTTCTCTGCCATGAATACGGCGAATCGCTGTGGCTTGATTCAGGGCGTCCGGAATTTCTTAAAGGGCTGATTCAGGCGGCGGTTTGTCTCTACCATCTCGAAAACGGAAACGTGCGTGGAGCCTACCCCATGTGGCTGCGCGCAAAAAGGTATGTCCAATCCATCCGCCCCGTTTATGAAGCGATAGACATCGATGCGATGCTGCGCGATACAGGGCGTGTCTTTGACCAAATCCCGCGCGCGCTGTTTGAGCGCGTCGTGTCACCGCAGAGAATCGCAGATCTTCAACTGCCGATCGTGACACTGCGCATCCTCGATCCGGTGCTTTTGGAGCGAGTCAATACGATGACACTTCCTCCGCTTCACGGCGATGAGAGATTGGGAGGAGATGGTCATGACGCGCATCATCTTGCGTGA
- a CDS encoding GNAT family N-acetyltransferase, translated as MTRIILRDGRVATMVVATQSDDDVARIRSLYERVSRDSLYARFMHAVKHVSDAMIRKMIADGGAHGVTLLCIAREETLAMGNYMRSDDAMAEVAFLVDDQLRNMGLGTLLLEHLAEYAWRHGITRFEALVLRENTAMQHVFRQSGYAVKSDATFTTIRYELPLASTEQSRSLRESREKAATARSLAPFFRPQSIALIGASRDPARLGHQLLRHILFSEYQGAVFPVNKTAYAVSGVRAYQDVEAIPDPIDLAILVVPAKMTLAVVASCVQAGIRAIMVTSSGFAETDAQGAARQEEMVALVRSAGGRLLGPNGMGVVNTDREINLNASFSPVMPKHGVLSIASHSGALGVAILEYATRMGVGIASFVSLGNRADVSGNDLLQYWEDDPQTEMVALYLESFGNPRKFSRIVRRMAQKKPILVVKSARTAAGVSLSDTRQTTQVASDVLVDALFRQTGIIRVDTLQEIFDVAALLFTKRLPRGRRVAIVTNTAGGAVIAADMLTREGLEFVGPLVNLGFEELADSYRAVVPHVLRDPSVDAVIVIFTPVGVADEETVLQAIGEAVHEVYADASQDEQKPVVANLLMMGEEKQRAIEVEGVAIPIYPFPEQAVRALSKVAEYATRKAESRGSIPEFEGWDHAAIRAEVIACSARADTLCKESARALMKLCGVALDDQAQTVAAVCSAEEKGSACDEDVFTLRVTSDPLFGLLMRLKPLDDYGQSDALPRDPGAIRITPLTDVDARELSSYALKQRVRKCADLSSAGADAHPSRALTELLLRISTLVDESPEISALTLGCVIVRRDRVFVQTEHICVMFHPRLEREGENA; from the coding sequence ATGACGCGCATCATCTTGCGTGACGGGCGCGTGGCGACAATGGTGGTCGCCACACAGTCGGATGACGACGTGGCGCGTATCCGTTCCCTCTACGAACGGGTATCCCGCGACAGTCTGTACGCGCGCTTTATGCATGCCGTAAAGCATGTGAGTGACGCGATGATACGAAAAATGATCGCAGACGGCGGCGCGCATGGCGTCACCCTCCTTTGCATCGCGCGCGAGGAGACGCTCGCCATGGGCAACTACATGCGCAGCGATGATGCGATGGCAGAAGTTGCGTTTCTCGTCGATGACCAACTGCGCAATATGGGCTTGGGTACGCTGCTTTTGGAACATCTTGCCGAGTACGCCTGGCGGCATGGCATCACGCGGTTTGAGGCGCTTGTGCTTCGGGAAAACACGGCCATGCAGCATGTCTTTCGCCAGAGCGGCTATGCGGTCAAGAGTGACGCAACATTTACAACCATCCGCTATGAACTTCCGCTCGCCTCGACAGAACAGAGTCGTTCTTTGCGCGAGAGTCGCGAGAAAGCGGCGACGGCTCGCTCACTTGCACCGTTTTTCCGCCCCCAGTCCATCGCGCTGATCGGCGCGTCGCGCGACCCTGCGCGCCTTGGTCATCAGCTTTTGCGACACATCTTGTTCTCTGAGTATCAGGGAGCCGTCTTCCCGGTCAATAAGACGGCGTATGCAGTCTCTGGCGTGCGCGCATATCAGGATGTGGAGGCGATCCCTGATCCGATTGACCTTGCGATCCTTGTCGTACCTGCAAAGATGACACTTGCCGTTGTCGCATCGTGCGTTCAAGCAGGCATTCGCGCCATCATGGTCACGTCGTCTGGGTTTGCTGAGACAGACGCGCAGGGCGCAGCGCGCCAAGAAGAGATGGTCGCGCTTGTTCGCAGCGCAGGCGGGCGACTGCTCGGCCCTAACGGAATGGGCGTTGTCAATACAGATCGTGAAATAAACCTGAATGCCAGTTTCTCACCTGTGATGCCAAAGCATGGAGTTCTTTCGATTGCCAGCCACTCCGGAGCGCTTGGTGTCGCGATCTTAGAGTATGCGACACGCATGGGGGTCGGAATCGCTTCGTTTGTGAGCCTTGGCAATCGGGCTGACGTTTCCGGCAATGATCTCCTTCAGTATTGGGAAGATGATCCGCAGACAGAAATGGTCGCACTTTATCTCGAATCATTCGGAAATCCTCGGAAATTTTCGCGGATTGTGCGCAGAATGGCGCAAAAAAAGCCCATCCTCGTCGTTAAAAGCGCGCGTACAGCGGCCGGTGTCTCGCTTTCAGATACGCGCCAGACCACACAGGTCGCCTCGGATGTGCTTGTCGATGCGCTGTTTCGGCAAACAGGCATCATTCGCGTCGACACGCTGCAAGAGATCTTTGACGTCGCCGCACTGCTTTTTACAAAGCGCCTGCCGCGCGGTCGGCGCGTCGCGATCGTGACAAACACGGCGGGAGGTGCCGTGATCGCGGCAGACATGCTAACACGCGAGGGGCTTGAGTTTGTCGGACCGCTTGTCAATCTTGGCTTTGAGGAATTGGCAGACAGCTACCGCGCTGTCGTTCCGCACGTTTTGCGCGATCCATCCGTCGACGCGGTGATTGTGATCTTCACGCCGGTTGGTGTCGCGGATGAGGAGACTGTGCTGCAGGCGATCGGTGAGGCGGTTCATGAGGTCTACGCAGATGCGTCACAGGATGAGCAAAAGCCTGTGGTGGCTAATCTGCTGATGATGGGTGAAGAGAAACAGCGCGCTATCGAGGTGGAAGGTGTCGCCATCCCGATCTATCCATTTCCTGAGCAAGCGGTGCGCGCTCTCTCTAAGGTGGCAGAATACGCGACGAGAAAAGCCGAGAGCCGCGGCTCGATCCCCGAATTTGAAGGATGGGATCACGCGGCGATTCGCGCAGAAGTAATCGCCTGCTCTGCGCGTGCGGATACACTTTGCAAAGAATCTGCGCGCGCGCTCATGAAGCTCTGTGGTGTTGCCCTTGACGATCAGGCGCAGACGGTAGCCGCCGTGTGCTCGGCCGAAGAGAAAGGCAGCGCGTGTGACGAAGATGTTTTTACTCTGCGCGTCACATCTGATCCGCTGTTTGGGTTGTTGATGAGGCTCAAACCTTTGGATGATTATGGTCAATCAGACGCGCTTCCGCGCGATCCGGGCGCGATTCGCATCACGCCGCTCACCGATGTGGACGCGCGTGAACTTTCGTCGTACGCGCTTAAGCAGCGCGTACGTAAGTGTGCCGATCTGTCATCCGCTGGTGCAGACGCGCATCCATCCCGCGCGCTCACAGAGCTTCTCTTGCGCATCTCGACGCTTGTCGACGAGAGCCCAGAGATCAGCGCGCTGACCCTGGGATGTGTCATTGTGCGGCGCGACCGTGTTTTTGTGCAGACAGAGCACATCTGCGTGATGTTTCATCCACGATTAGAGAGAGAGGGGGAAAACGCATGA